The Metamycoplasma cloacale genome includes a region encoding these proteins:
- the rlmD gene encoding 23S rRNA (uracil(1939)-C(5))-methyltransferase RlmD: MMEINSILKNISIEEISYEGYGVNRQFDKPIFVLNGITNEVVDVKIIQKGSKFYLAEIINFINKSLKRTEINNQELYKSGSASLMHLAYNEQLNFKNEIIEKLFKRNNNYEIKNRIISSISEWNYRNKITFQINIKSNKIECGFYEKCSHNIVVQKSLDLVIPSVKKVSESISRIFNTDNKEIIEWTKQINLQNITIQGSIYGSETFVVFNVLNDLNNKEIIDYIYKQTNDLNTNFVVSVVEKNLVVIKKSYIYHNSTIEHNFDNLIFKLDYNTFYQVNEAQMHNMFVWIKNKIKELNFTKNTLLDTYAGVGIIGMILSSEFKEVTSIEITKSALESFNKNKTLNNLNNIEMVIDNTHNFLKNTNKNFDLIVFDPPRNGLDNETIKLTAGKNVKNIVYVSCNPRTLSRDLIEFDKYGYVIQDVQTFDMFPQTPHIETVVIIQKRK; this comes from the coding sequence ATGATGGAAATTAATTCAATTCTTAAAAATATTTCAATTGAAGAAATTAGCTATGAAGGATATGGGGTTAATCGACAATTTGATAAACCTATTTTTGTATTAAATGGAATCACTAATGAAGTAGTTGATGTAAAAATAATTCAAAAGGGTTCAAAATTTTATTTAGCAGAAATTATTAACTTTATAAATAAATCACTTAAAAGAACAGAAATAAATAATCAAGAATTATATAAATCTGGTTCAGCATCTCTTATGCATCTAGCGTATAATGAACAATTGAATTTTAAAAATGAAATAATTGAGAAATTGTTTAAAAGAAATAATAATTACGAGATAAAAAATCGTATTATTTCCTCAATATCTGAATGAAATTATCGAAATAAAATAACTTTTCAAATTAATATAAAGTCAAATAAAATTGAATGTGGTTTTTATGAAAAATGCTCACACAATATAGTTGTGCAAAAATCACTAGATTTAGTTATTCCTTCTGTTAAAAAAGTTAGTGAATCAATATCAAGAATTTTTAATACCGATAATAAAGAAATTATCGAATGAACAAAACAAATTAATTTACAAAACATTACAATTCAAGGTTCAATATATGGTAGTGAAACCTTTGTGGTGTTCAATGTTTTAAATGATTTAAATAATAAAGAAATCATTGATTATATATATAAACAAACAAATGATTTAAATACAAATTTTGTTGTTAGTGTTGTTGAGAAAAATTTAGTAGTTATTAAAAAGAGTTATATTTATCACAATTCAACAATTGAACACAACTTTGATAATTTGATTTTTAAACTTGATTACAATACCTTTTATCAAGTGAATGAAGCACAAATGCACAATATGTTTGTTTGAATTAAAAACAAAATAAAAGAATTGAATTTCACAAAAAACACTTTATTAGACACTTATGCTGGTGTTGGAATAATTGGAATGATTTTATCAAGTGAATTCAAAGAAGTAACATCCATTGAAATAACTAAATCAGCATTAGAAAGTTTTAATAAAAATAAAACCTTAAATAATTTAAATAACATTGAAATGGTTATTGATAATACTCATAATTTTTTAAAAAATACAAACAAAAATTTTGATTTAATAGTGTTTGATCCTCCAAGAAATGGTTTGGATAACGAAACGATAAAATTAACCGCGGGTAAAAATGTTAAAAACATTGTTTATGTTAGCTGTAACCCAAGAACGTTGTCAAGAGACTTAATAGAGTTTGATAAATACGGTTATGTCATCCAAGATGTTCAAACTTTTGATATGTTTCCTCAAACACCACATATTGAGACTGTTGTTATAATACAAAAAAGAAAATAA